In Sander lucioperca isolate FBNREF2018 chromosome 21, SLUC_FBN_1.2, whole genome shotgun sequence, the following proteins share a genomic window:
- the LOC116065348 gene encoding GTPase IMAP family member 7-like, protein MSSPENAASHKVCDASPPTSEAEPLRIVLLGRTGTGRSSAGNTILGRSAFWVSVSPCSVTTQCTRQTGTVDGRSVSVIDTPGFLHTHLNPEEVMTEVGQCVVLSSPGPHVFLVTLQPGRFTQEERDALEWIKATFGPEATRFTMVLFTWGERLQGKRIEDFLGESGELSEFVSSCHGGYHVFANSEQDETTDSSPQVIQLLKKIDKTVAENGGSCYSSEMFKEAERAIREAQERILGERRHTVSPQKAAKDKEEQRPEFERMRSEEEEARKRAERLFWCELMTAVGKGAAEGAGIMGKDEEKGKAVTKVKVMERAAALAASPLSITSAAKAVGGAVREGSKVLYKHRKTFLKTPH, encoded by the coding sequence TCTGTGACGCGTCACCTCCAACATCAGAGGCTGAACCCCTGAGGATTGTTCTGTTGGGGAGGACGGGAACAGGCAGAAGCTCCGCAGGCAACACCATCCTGGGCAGGTCTGCCTTCTGGGTCAGCGTCTCCCCCTGCTCCGTCACCACACAGTGCACGAGACAGACTGGGACAGTAGACGGGCGGAGCGTCTCTGTGATTGACACTCCGGGTTTCTTGCACACACACCTGAACCCCGAGGAAGTCATGACAGAGGTGGGGCAGTGCGTTGTCCTGTCCTCTCCGGGACCCCATGTCTTTCTGGTGACCCTGCAGCCCGGCAGGTTCAcccaggaggagagggacgccTTAGAGTGGATCAAGGCTACGTTTGGACCTGAAGCCACCAGGTTTACCATGGTGTTGTTCACCTGGGGAGAACGGCTGCAGGGCAAACGCATCGAGGACTTCCTGGGAGAGAGCGGTGAGCTGTCGGAGTTTGTCAGCAGCTGCCATGGCGGGTATCATGTCTTTGCGAACAGTGAACAGGACGAGACAACGGACAGCTCACCACAGGTCATACAGCTCCTGAAGAAGATAGACAAGACTGTGGCGGAAAATGGAGGCAGTTGCTATAGCAGTGAGATGTTCAAGGAGGCTGAGCGGGCCATCAGAGAGGCGCAAGAGAGGATTCTGGGAGAAAGAAGACACACTGTGTCCCCACAGAAGGCGGCTAAAGACAAAGAGGAGCAGAGACCAGAGTTTGAGAGGATGAGGAGTGAGGAAGAAGAGGCCAGGAAACGGGCAGAGAGGCTTTTCTGGTGCGAGCTGATGACTGCTGTGGGGAAAGGTGCTGCAGAGGGGGCAGGGATCATGGGGAAGGACGAGGAGAAAGGGAAGGCTGTGACGAAGGTGAAGGTGATGGAGAGGGCAGCAGCTCTGGCAGCATCGCCGCTCTCCATCACTTCAGCTGCAAAAGCGGTGGGAGGAGCGGTGAGGGAAGGAAGCAAGGTGTtatataaacacagaaaaaCTTTCCTGAAAACACCTCACTGA
- the kdelr3 gene encoding ER lumen protein-retaining receptor 3, giving the protein MNVFRLAGDVSHLVAIIILLLKIWRSKSCAGISGKSQVLFALVFTTRYLDLFTVYISAYNTVMKVVFLAMSYATVYLIYMRFRNTDNSENDTFRVEFLLVPVIGLSFLENYAFTPLEILWTFSIFLEAVAIMPQLFMITKTGEAESITTHYLFFLGLYRALYIANWVWRYHTEGFFDHIAVVSGVVQTIFYCDFFYLYVTRVLRGRGKMSLPMPI; this is encoded by the exons ATGAATGTCTTTCGTCTGGCGGGTGACGTGTCACATCTGGTGGCTATCATTATCCTGTTACTGAAGATATGGAGGTCCAAATCCTGTGCTG gaaTCTCTGGGAAGTCTCAGGTGCTGTTTGCACTTGTCTTCACCACCAGGTATCTTGACTTGTTCACAGTCTACATCTCTGCTTACAACACGGTCATGAAG GTGGTGTTCCTGGCTATGTCCTATGCTACTGTGTACCTGATCTACATGCGCTTCAGGAACACGGACAACTCTGAGAACGACACGTTCCGCGTGGAGTTCCTGTTGGTGCCAGTCATCGGGCTGTCCTTCCTAGAAAACTATGCTTTCACCCCACTGGAG ATCTTGTGGACCTTCTCCATTTTCCTGGAGGCCGTGGCCATAATGCCGCAGCTCTTCATGATCACCAAGACCGGCGAGGCGGAGTCCATCACCACCCACTACCTGTTCTTCCTCGGCCTCTACCGAGCCCTCTACATAGCCAACTGGGTGTGGCGTTACCACACCGAGGGCTTCTTCGACCATATCGCCGTGGTGTCCGGCGTCGTGCAGACCATTTTCTACTGCGATTTCTTCTACCTTTACGTCACAAGAG TGCTTCGAGGAAGAGGAAAGATGAGTCTGCCGATGCCCATTTAA